GGGCCTTGCGGCCCTTGGCCAAACCAAGCTGAACCTTGGCGAAACCGCGATCGTTGAAATAAAGGTAGAGCGGCACCAGGGTCATGCCGTCCTTGTTGATGGCGCTGATCAGGCGCCGGGCCTCGCGCCGATGAACCAGCAGCTTGCGCGGCTGGCGCGGCTCGTGGGCGAAGGCCTTCACCGCCTGGGTCCAATCGGGGATATAGGCGTTGTAAAGATACAGCTCGCCGCTTTTCGGCCCGGCGTAGGAATCGGCGATATTGGCCCGGCCGGTCCGCAGCGACTTGACCTCGGTTCCCACCAGGATAAGCCCGGCCTCGATCGTCTCCTCGATGGAGTAGTCATGCCGGGCCCGGCGGTTTTCCGCCACCCGTCCGTGGGATATCAGGCTATTGCCAGCGCGTGCCATGCCGGTCCAATGATCTCCGAATAAAAGAAAGGGGGGCGCTCTGTCAGGCGAGCAGACCGGTCGCCCGCAGGGCCTCTTCGACCTTTTTACGCGAGGCCTCGGAAATCGGCACCATCGGCAGGCGGGTTTCGGCCGAGCCCTTGCCAAGCAGGCTGACGGCGTATTTCACCGGGCCCGGGCTGGTCTCGCAGAACATGGCGTCATGCAGCGGCATCAGCTTGTCGCGGATGGCAAAGCAGGTCGCCAGATCGCCCTCGCGCCAGCTGCGCTGCATCTCGGCGCACAGGCGGGGGGCGACGTTCGAGGTGACCGAGATACAGCCCACCCCGCCCTGGGCGAGGAAGGCGGTCGCCGTGGCGTCCTCGCCCGACAGCTGGATGAACTCGGGCCCCAGAACCACCCGGGTCTTGAGCGGCCGGGCCAGATCGGCGGTCGCGTCCTTCACCCCTTTGATATTGGGCAGGTCGTGGGCCAGACGGGCCATGGTCTCGACGCTCATGTCGACGATCGAGCGACCGGGGATGTTATAGATGATCACCGGCAGATCACCGGCGGCACCGGCCACGGCCTTGAAGTGCTGATAGAGCCCTTCCTGGGTGGGCTTGTTATAATAGGGGGTCACCACCAGAACCGCGTCGGCCCCGGTCTTCACCGCGTGACGGGTGAAATCAACCGCCTCGGCCGTGGAATTCGATCCAGCCCCGGCGATCACCGGCACCTTGCCTTTGGCGACCTCGACGCAAAGTTCCACCACCCGTTTGTGCTCGTCATGGCTCAGCGTCGGCGATTCTCCGGTGGTGCCCACGGGCACCAGGCCCTGGGTGCCTTCGGCGATCTGCCAGGCCACGAAATCCTGGAAGGCGCGCTGGTCGACCGCTCCGTCGCGGAACGGGGTGACGAGGGCGGTGATGGAGCCCTGCAACATGGTGTTCTCCATAATATCACTTCATTTTAGGCGGACGCCGCGAGTGCGAAAGCTTGTGTTTTAGCACAGTGGTGTTCCCCGGCAAGAACCTATAGGCAGGCAATTCGCTCTTGCGGCGAGGCGATCGAACGACCAAAGTCTAGGCGGACAGGCCCAGGACCGCGCCCCCGCTTCGTTTCAAGCGAACATCAAGCGGCCGGTCCGGGCCGGATTGACGAGAGGGGAGCGGTGACGCCGCGCCAAAACCGCGCCCGCCTTTCCCCTCCAGGCTCTGACCCCACCGCGAGGTTACCTTCCCGTGCGTTTGCTTTCCATCGTGCTCGTCTGCTTGATCATTCTGCCCCTCGCCGCCCGGGCCGCCCCGCTGTCGGTCAGCGATGAGGCGACCTATGCCGGCGCCTTTCGCGCCGCGGATCTCGGGCAATGG
The DNA window shown above is from Rhodospirillum rubrum ATCC 11170 and carries:
- the smpB gene encoding SsrA-binding protein SmpB, with protein sequence MARAGNSLISHGRVAENRRARHDYSIEETIEAGLILVGTEVKSLRTGRANIADSYAGPKSGELYLYNAYIPDWTQAVKAFAHEPRQPRKLLVHRREARRLISAINKDGMTLVPLYLYFNDRGFAKVQLGLAKGRKAHDKRQAIKEREWNRDKARVLRDKG
- the dapA gene encoding 4-hydroxy-tetrahydrodipicolinate synthase, whose translation is MLQGSITALVTPFRDGAVDQRAFQDFVAWQIAEGTQGLVPVGTTGESPTLSHDEHKRVVELCVEVAKGKVPVIAGAGSNSTAEAVDFTRHAVKTGADAVLVVTPYYNKPTQEGLYQHFKAVAGAAGDLPVIIYNIPGRSIVDMSVETMARLAHDLPNIKGVKDATADLARPLKTRVVLGPEFIQLSGEDATATAFLAQGGVGCISVTSNVAPRLCAEMQRSWREGDLATCFAIRDKLMPLHDAMFCETSPGPVKYAVSLLGKGSAETRLPMVPISEASRKKVEEALRATGLLA